The genomic region TTCGCCGAGACGTTCACGATCCCGTTGGCATCGATGTCGAAGGTCACCTCGATCTGGGGAACGCCCCGGGGCGCCGGCGGAATTCCCACCAGGTGAAACTTCCCGAGCGTGCGGTTGTCCCGGGCCAGCTCCCGCTCTCCCTGGAGGACGTGGATCTCCACGCTGGTCTGGTTGTCGGCCGCGGTGGTGAAGATCTCACTCTTGCGGGTGGGGATGGTCGTGTTGCGCTCGATCAGTCGCGTCATCACCCCGCCCAGGGTCTCGATCCCCAGGGAGAGGGGCGTCACGTCCAGGAGCACGACATCCTTCACGTCCCCCACCAAGACGCCCGCCTGGATGGCGGCCCCCACGGCGACCACCTCGTCGGGGTTCACCCCCTTGTGGGGCTCCTTGCCGAAGAGCTCCCGGACGGCCTGCTGCACCTTCGGCATCCGGGTCTGCCCGCCGACCAGCACCACCTCGTCAATCTGGCTGGGCTTCAGGCCGGCGTCCTCCAGGGCCTTCCGGACGGGCCCGAGGGTCCGCTGGATCAGGTCATCCACCAGCTGCTCCAGCTTGGAGCGGGTCAGCTTCAGGCTCAGGTGCTTGGGCCCGGAAGCATCGGCCGTGATGAAGGGGAGGTTGATCTCCGTCTCCATCACAGTGGAAAGCTCGCACTTGGCCTTCTCCGCCGCCTCCTTCAGGCGCTGGAGGGCCATCCGGTCCTTGCTGAGGTCGATCCCCTGGTCCTTCTTGAACTCGGCGACGACCCAATCGATGATCCGCTGGTCGAAGTCGTCCCCCCCCAGGTGCGTGTCCCCGTTGGTGGCCTTGACCTCGAAGACTCCTTCCCCGATCTCCAGGATGGAGATGTCGAAGGTCCCGCCCCCGAGATCGAAGACCGC from Candidatus Methylomirabilis sp. harbors:
- the dnaK gene encoding molecular chaperone DnaK, with amino-acid sequence DVRVEIRGKQYSPPEISALILQKLKEAAEAYLGEKVTQAVITVPAYFNDSQRQATKDAGKIAGLEVLRIVNEPTAASLAYGLDKKKDEKIAVFDLGGGTFDISILEIGEGVFEVKATNGDTHLGGDDFDQRIIDWVVAEFKKDQGIDLSKDRMALQRLKEAAEKAKCELSTVMETEINLPFITADASGPKHLSLKLTRSKLEQLVDDLIQRTLGPVRKALEDAGLKPSQIDEVVLVGGQTRMPKVQQAVRELFGKEPHKGVNPDEVVAVGAAIQAGVLVGDVKDVVLLDVTPLSLGIETLGGVMTRLIERNTTIPTRKSEIFTTAADNQTSVEIHVLQGERELARDNRTLGKFHLVGIPPAPRGVPQIEVTFDIDANGIVNVSAKDLATGKEQQITITASSGLARDEIEKMVKEAEKHADDDKKRRQEIELRNQAEQLVYATEKTLNEHREKIPIADIKPIEDAIADAKKAVESGDIGRIKQTMEALNSAAQRIGKAMYEQAAKEKRQAAEGETREKAGGPGGTQEGDVVDAEFEDLGKKDK